From the genome of Spinacia oleracea cultivar Varoflay chromosome 2, BTI_SOV_V1, whole genome shotgun sequence, one region includes:
- the LOC110791489 gene encoding uncharacterized protein, whose product MGTYVPKSGRGNTRAARNGKGKGSDVISDVEDDEDSEDVDFEETGSDGSDEDSEDETDIGDFIVEEEGLEDLMDEIHEKSFEDCLDGSSKMDKNYKNGKYREAFLDVLKDYCIQEGFGLSVEKADSRRYTAVCAIEGWIGGFMFQRWLIR is encoded by the exons ATGGGAACATATGTTCCTAAATCTGGTAGGGGAAACACAAGGGCTGCTAGGAATGGGAAGGGTAAGGGTAGTGATGTGATATCTGATGTTGAGGATGATGAGGACAGTGAAGATGTTGACTTTGAGGAAACTGGCAGTGATGGGAGTGATGAAGACAGTGAGGATGAAACAGACATTGGTGACTTCATTGTTGAAGAGGAGGGGTTGGAGGATTTGATGGATGAAATCCATGAGAAGTCATTTGAGGATTGTTTAGATGGGAGCTCAAAAATGGACAAAAATTACAAGAATGGAAAGT ATAGGGAGGCTTTTCTTGATGTTCTTAAGGACTATTGTATACAGGAGGGGTTTGGGTTAAGTGTTGAGAAGGCAGACAGTAGAAGATACACTGCTGTTTGTGCAATTGAGGGGTGGATTGGAGGATTCATGTTTCAAAGATGGCTGATAAGATGA
- the LOC130467654 gene encoding uncharacterized protein: protein MSWAIKSLTGEHKQCGRLEVNPIVTTKWLVKKLLPEIEANLDVPVETLQNVTQKMFRLQVNKRLFYKVKAVAKEIIHGSFSESYALLPRYAEMIKETNPGSYALITWHNDGGNVDPRFKACFFSFGAQVRGFLKGCRPIIGIDGAHLSGYFKGILLSALGIDGNNEIFLLAYGVVDTESQESWTYFMRNLRALFQREGCNKDDWTFISDRMRGVDLAVHENFPKATRRCCSQHLYMNCKNSGWSGDLFHKLFWIAANAYNPYVYNKAMEKITDFDPRATRYLDTCTEQWSRHQFEPEVCSIREWSMQRIGVRFDKAADMEPQDLTKHAKVELELRTAESRFCYSTPCGGGEYEVREGHVKFPVKIDSRTCGCGVWQVSGIPCKHGLRVIYNQRLDPLDFVSHFFKGVAYKLAYAEHMHPMPDPTQWPEFNLPTINPPGIKRTAGRPPKQRKRV from the exons ATGAGTTGGGCTATAAAATCACTAACTGGGGAGCATAAACAGTGTGGTAGACTAGAGGTGAACCCCATAGTGACCACCAAATGGTTAGTGAAGAAGTTGTTGCCAGAGATTGAAGCAAACCTAGATGTTCCTGTAGAAACATTGCAGAATGTGACTCAAAAAATGTTTAGGCTACAAGTTAACAAGAGGCTATTCTACAAGGTTAAGGCAGTGGCTAAGGAGATTATCCATGGGAGTTTTAGTGAGTCATATGCCCTTCTACCTAGGTATGCAGAGATGATCAAAGAGACTAATCCTGGTAGTTATGCATTGATCACATGGCATAATGATGGTGGGAATGTGGACCCAAGGTTTAAGGCTTGCTTCTTCTCATTTGGTGCACAAGTAAGGGGGTTCCTGAAGGGGTGTAGGCCTATTATTGGAATTGATGGAGCTCACCTTAGTGGGTATTTCAAGGGGATTCTGCTGTCAGCCTTGGGGATTGATGGCAACAATGAGATATTCTTGCTTGCTTATGGGGTTGTTGACACTGAAAGCCAAGAGAGCTGGACCTATTTCATGAGGAACCTCAGGGCACTGTTTCAGAGAGAAGGCTGCAACAAGGATGACTGGACATTCATCAGTGACAGAATGAGG GGGGTGGATTTAGCTGTACATGAGAACTTCCCTAAGGCCACTAGAAGGTGTTGCAGTCAGCACTTGTACATGAACTGCAAGAATAGTGGTTGGAGTGGAGACTTGTTCCACAAACTATTCTGGATAGCTGCTAATGCTTACAACCCCTATGTGTACAACAAGGCCATGGAGAAGATCACTGACTTTGATCCCAGGGCTACACGGTACTTGGATACATGTACTGAGCAGTGGTCCAGACATCAGTTTGAGCCAGAAGTGTGTT CTATTAGGGAGTGGTCTATGCAGAGAATTGGGGTCAGATTTGACAAAGCAGCAGACATGGAGCCTCAAGACTTAACTAAGCATGCCAAAGTTGAACTGGAGTTGAGAACAGCTGAATCCAGGTTTTGCTACTCTACTCCATGTGGTGGTGGGGAGTATGAGGTGAGGGAAGGCCATGTGAAATTCCCAGTCAAGATTGACAGCAGAACCTGTGGGTGTGGAGTTTGGCAGGTGTCTGGTATTCCCTGCAAACATGGTTTGAGGGTCATTTACAACCAGAGACTAGACCCTCTGGACTTTGTGTCCCATTTCTTCAAGGGTGTTGCTTATAAGCTGGCATATGCAGAACATATGCACCCTATGCCTGACCCTACTCAGTGGCCTGAGTTCAACCTTCCCACCATTAACCCTCCTGGAATTAAGAGGACTGCTGGAAGACCCCCTAAACAAAGAAAGagggtgtaa